Proteins from a genomic interval of Nitrospina gracilis Nb-211:
- a CDS encoding pentapeptide repeat-containing protein, producing MSSPKMPHNDAGNNAEAIPAEVPQELEDTYEAIKARHDEISRNIRSVALALMSYALFCFLTLGQSDDIVFRETGKIQIPFSGGIAVNFSTFFIVGPIILIVLTFYLHIFIHELQRCELEASRKLPFVFNLDNWFAKGITFFIFYFLTPLVFLSFIWSIRASEHVTFWSLVALAVCLTLVWLFHCATQMKGQSLRRQPIPLMILLAVFIVSAVPGNLTFFGPIKLVKSDLKDVSFQNYILNRMNADFAHLEHSDFSRNQNVKNALFNNAYLNNTNFSGTNLTQSIFRKCDLTGTRFRGANLSGAMFQEAQLTGSDFSPFIAPAEPEPAGFSWLNLFWSDSRKSKAPGQVASELQAGSPAPFSAPTESENGGDSPIQPDTASNQSEKLASKSSVPQRTLIKNADFTLAQLSEVNLSSADMEGARFNNALIEGSIFSSASLTRADFSGARINDSIFQKAQMSSTQFVRTEIRDSRFNDAPLKQSVFQNAFLTNVKFNGSDLGHSSFSETDFDRVDFSHASLEGSDLSGNNFYEVMFENTNMAYVLLNLADLTHSTALDTDFSGADLSGTLFYQANLTGSRFQNADLDSVDFTGANLKFADFRNARNLRDAKGRLQSTLTTAENWKKALWDDDIRKEMGIDDSTLDRSIMLFVDHHFGNESQEERSRITRSIREFYGLVPAPAQQKALSIKALGRNPDGTSQNRPLPPTGNR from the coding sequence ATGTCCTCCCCGAAGATGCCCCACAACGATGCCGGCAACAATGCCGAAGCCATTCCCGCCGAGGTTCCCCAGGAACTGGAGGACACGTACGAAGCCATCAAGGCGCGGCACGATGAAATCTCGCGCAACATCCGCTCGGTGGCGCTGGCGCTCATGTCCTATGCGCTGTTCTGTTTCCTCACGCTGGGCCAGTCGGACGACATCGTCTTCAGGGAAACCGGGAAGATCCAGATTCCATTTTCCGGCGGCATTGCTGTCAACTTCAGCACCTTTTTCATTGTGGGCCCGATCATCCTGATCGTCCTCACCTTTTACCTGCACATCTTCATCCACGAACTGCAACGCTGCGAATTGGAAGCCTCGCGCAAACTGCCGTTCGTGTTCAACCTGGACAACTGGTTCGCCAAAGGCATCACCTTTTTCATTTTTTATTTTCTGACTCCGCTGGTCTTTCTTTCGTTCATCTGGTCGATCCGCGCGTCGGAGCATGTGACCTTTTGGTCGTTGGTGGCTCTTGCGGTGTGCCTGACCCTAGTGTGGCTGTTTCACTGCGCCACCCAGATGAAAGGACAATCCCTCCGGCGCCAGCCCATTCCACTGATGATCCTGCTGGCGGTGTTCATCGTCTCCGCGGTGCCTGGGAACCTCACGTTTTTCGGCCCCATCAAGCTGGTCAAATCCGACCTGAAAGACGTCAGCTTTCAGAATTACATATTGAACCGGATGAACGCCGATTTCGCACACCTGGAGCATTCCGACTTCAGCCGCAACCAGAACGTGAAGAACGCCCTGTTCAACAACGCCTATCTGAACAACACCAATTTTTCCGGCACCAACCTGACCCAATCCATATTCCGAAAATGCGATCTCACCGGCACCCGTTTTCGCGGCGCGAACCTGAGCGGCGCCATGTTTCAGGAGGCGCAACTGACTGGGAGCGACTTTTCCCCGTTCATCGCCCCCGCCGAACCCGAACCGGCCGGTTTTTCCTGGCTCAACCTGTTCTGGAGCGACAGCCGGAAATCGAAAGCGCCCGGCCAAGTGGCCTCCGAACTGCAAGCCGGCAGTCCCGCACCTTTCTCCGCGCCCACGGAAAGTGAAAACGGAGGAGACAGCCCGATCCAACCCGACACCGCCAGCAACCAATCGGAAAAACTCGCGTCCAAGTCCAGCGTTCCTCAGCGCACTCTGATAAAGAACGCAGACTTCACCCTGGCACAGCTGAGCGAGGTCAATCTCAGTTCCGCCGACATGGAAGGCGCGCGTTTCAACAATGCGCTGATCGAAGGCTCCATCTTCTCCAGCGCTTCGCTGACTCGCGCCGACTTTTCCGGGGCCCGGATCAATGATTCCATCTTTCAGAAAGCGCAAATGAGTTCCACGCAATTCGTGCGCACCGAGATCCGGGACAGCCGTTTCAATGACGCGCCGCTCAAGCAATCGGTGTTTCAGAACGCGTTCCTCACCAACGTCAAATTCAACGGCTCCGACCTCGGCCATTCCAGCTTTTCGGAGACCGATTTCGACCGCGTCGACTTCAGCCACGCCAGCCTGGAGGGTTCCGATCTCTCCGGCAACAACTTTTACGAAGTCATGTTTGAAAACACCAACATGGCCTATGTGCTCCTCAACCTGGCGGACCTGACCCACAGCACCGCACTGGACACGGATTTCAGCGGGGCGGACCTTTCCGGCACGCTGTTTTACCAGGCCAACCTGACGGGATCGCGTTTTCAGAATGCGGACCTGGATTCCGTCGATTTCACCGGAGCCAATCTCAAATTCGCGGATTTCCGCAATGCGCGCAACCTGCGCGATGCGAAGGGCCGCCTGCAATCCACCCTCACAACAGCCGAGAACTGGAAGAAAGCATTGTGGGACGACGACATCCGCAAGGAGATGGGCATCGACGACTCGACGCTGGACCGTTCCATCATGCTGTTTGTCGACCATCATTTCGGCAACGAGTCGCAGGAAGAAAGGAGCCGGATCACCCGGAGCATCCGGGAATTTTACGGGCTCGTGCCGGCTCCCGCACAACAGAAGGCGCTCTCCATCAAGGCATTGGGACGAAACCCGGACGGCACCAGCCAGAACCGGCCGCTTCCCCCCACCGGCAATCGTTGA
- a CDS encoding acyltransferase family protein, with product MPTTSETKIPVPQSPASPPTPAASPVARFWTLDVLRGIAALGVVVWHYRHFTPFAPSLETERPFNAPLLFFYNSGFVMVDLFFCLSGFIFFWKYAESIQRREIGFRRFLYLRWTRLYPLHLATLLFVATAQFFIHSSHNAYFVYPFNDVRHFVLNLFMVSQWGWEEGLSFNGPAWSISVEMFLYIAFFGVVFAFGRRNALAAVLLAALGWFLYANYYDWILLKATIGEGLVSFFMGGFAYKIYNRATQSGERPTAIAFTASAVAMLAFWTIIYFITYHPGPWAASLGNWFFWTVILGFPTTVLFLALIDHSKTVEAVFRRLAFLGDLSYAVYLLHFPVQLLFFFAVQRIAIDFTHPAVFLLYVGGTVGIAWLAYLGFEVPARRYLRKRFCKP from the coding sequence TTGCCGACCACATCCGAGACCAAAATCCCTGTGCCTCAGTCCCCGGCCAGTCCGCCCACACCGGCGGCATCTCCCGTCGCCCGTTTCTGGACGCTGGATGTGTTGCGCGGCATCGCCGCGCTGGGTGTGGTGGTGTGGCACTACCGCCACTTCACACCGTTCGCGCCGTCGCTCGAAACTGAGCGCCCCTTCAACGCCCCGCTCCTGTTCTTTTACAACTCCGGCTTCGTGATGGTCGATCTGTTTTTCTGCCTGTCCGGATTCATCTTCTTCTGGAAGTATGCCGAGAGCATTCAAAGGCGCGAGATCGGGTTCCGCAGATTTCTCTACCTGCGCTGGACGCGGCTGTACCCTTTGCATCTGGCGACGCTGTTGTTCGTCGCCACAGCGCAGTTCTTCATCCATTCCAGCCACAACGCCTACTTCGTGTACCCGTTCAACGACGTGCGGCACTTTGTGCTGAACCTGTTCATGGTGTCGCAATGGGGATGGGAGGAAGGCCTGTCGTTCAATGGCCCGGCGTGGTCGATTTCCGTCGAGATGTTTCTGTACATTGCGTTCTTCGGCGTGGTGTTCGCCTTCGGGCGGCGCAACGCATTGGCGGCGGTTCTGCTGGCGGCGCTCGGCTGGTTTCTGTACGCCAACTATTACGACTGGATTTTATTGAAAGCGACGATCGGCGAGGGGCTGGTGTCGTTTTTCATGGGCGGGTTCGCGTACAAGATTTACAACCGCGCAACCCAGAGCGGCGAACGGCCAACCGCCATCGCGTTCACCGCATCCGCCGTTGCCATGCTGGCATTCTGGACGATCATCTATTTCATCACCTACCATCCCGGACCGTGGGCGGCTTCCCTCGGCAACTGGTTTTTCTGGACGGTGATTCTCGGATTTCCCACAACGGTGCTGTTCCTCGCCCTCATCGATCATTCCAAAACCGTCGAGGCCGTATTTCGCAGGCTCGCGTTTCTGGGCGACCTCTCGTACGCCGTGTACCTCCTGCATTTCCCCGTTCAGCTTCTTTTCTTTTTCGCCGTGCAGAGGATAGCGATCGACTTCACCCATCCCGCCGTCTTCTTGTTGTATGTCGGCGGCACCGTGGGCATCGCGTGGCTGGCGTACCTCGGATTCGAAGTCCCCGCCCGCCGGTATCTGCGCAAGCGGTTTTGCAAACCATAA
- a CDS encoding molybdopterin-dependent oxidoreductase, translating into MRTLGRLTRRRFFKITGMLAALMASLVRPLRAAATEPDYFSGTDFVGKTRAGRYRDFYINYWQPMRRIDPATWTLTLDGLAEGSASLTFDNLKDFPMQSMNSRLKCVECWSARATWTGFPFSELEKLAPPKPEAVGVLFHCADDYKEYLPLDALRHARTLLVTHMNGQPLTDEHGFPLRVICPFKYGYKNPKAILRMEYVDRVTYGTWSKIGPYSPDGTILPGTDHPLEFGKRPRRIPGGEIFDY; encoded by the coding sequence ATGCGCACGCTCGGCCGACTGACACGCAGACGTTTCTTTAAGATCACCGGCATGCTCGCCGCGCTGATGGCGAGTCTCGTGCGACCCCTCCGCGCCGCCGCCACCGAACCCGATTATTTCTCGGGCACCGATTTCGTCGGCAAGACGCGCGCCGGACGCTACCGCGATTTCTACATCAACTACTGGCAACCCATGCGGCGCATCGATCCGGCGACATGGACACTCACCCTCGACGGCCTGGCGGAGGGGTCGGCCTCCCTCACCTTCGATAACCTGAAAGATTTCCCGATGCAATCCATGAACTCGCGGCTCAAGTGCGTCGAGTGCTGGTCGGCGCGCGCCACGTGGACGGGCTTTCCCTTCTCCGAGTTGGAGAAACTCGCGCCACCGAAACCGGAAGCCGTCGGCGTGCTGTTCCACTGCGCCGACGACTATAAGGAATACCTGCCGCTCGACGCCCTGCGCCATGCACGCACGTTGCTGGTGACACACATGAACGGCCAGCCGCTCACCGATGAACACGGCTTTCCCCTGCGCGTCATTTGCCCGTTCAAGTACGGCTACAAAAACCCCAAGGCCATCCTGCGCATGGAGTACGTGGACCGCGTGACCTACGGCACGTGGAGCAAGATCGGTCCGTACTCCCCCGACGGCACCATCCTGCCTGGCACCGATCACCCACTCGAGTTCGGCAAACGACCGCGCCGCATCCCCGGCGGCGAGATTTTCGACTACTGA
- a CDS encoding formylglycine-generating enzyme family protein, whose translation MIEIPAGEFVMGADDDRRTAATQAFFIDEHEVTNKEYADLVPGYTYREGAGGHPVTHVTFHEAQSYCKQRKARLPTGDEWEKAARGTDGLLYPWGNRPARRKPHPFYSGVVKKNAGSNRKDVSPYGVRDMAGSVWEWTDAGDGEQRETRGGLWNLHLDFEYSKTFDRNRLPADARFIFLGFRCARSAD comes from the coding sequence ATGATCGAAATCCCCGCCGGGGAGTTTGTGATGGGCGCCGATGATGATCGGCGCACGGCTGCGACCCAAGCGTTCTTCATCGATGAGCATGAGGTGACGAATAAGGAATACGCGGATCTGGTACCCGGTTACACCTACCGCGAGGGGGCTGGGGGGCACCCGGTGACGCACGTCACCTTCCACGAGGCACAAAGTTACTGCAAACAACGTAAGGCGCGCCTGCCCACGGGCGACGAATGGGAAAAGGCGGCGCGCGGCACCGACGGCCTCCTCTACCCGTGGGGCAACCGCCCGGCCCGGCGCAAGCCGCACCCGTTCTACTCCGGCGTGGTCAAAAAAAACGCGGGCAGTAACCGCAAGGACGTCTCACCCTACGGTGTGCGCGACATGGCGGGGTCGGTGTGGGAATGGACCGACGCGGGCGACGGCGAGCAACGCGAAACGCGCGGCGGGTTGTGGAACCTGCACCTCGACTTCGAATACAGCAAAACCTTCGACCGCAACCGCCTCCCCGCGGATGCGCGGTTCATCTTTTTAGGATTCCGATGCGCACGCTCGGCCGACTGA
- a CDS encoding endonuclease I family protein produces MKIFTILLFISFSLTLQLESKPQPIPPGNNPLKPTKCFSFSASKRILNKIYLKSGHNKTFYCGCTFSEDKKIDPQVCGYIARKSTNPRSTRLEWEHIVPASFFGKNLQCWIEKICIKGNGERYKGRRCCRKQSEKFKKMEADMHNLVPSVGEINGDRSNLPYGIIEGEKRKYGKCDFEKENGSVEPQESIRGDIARSYFYMSIQYQIKLSDSLEDMLREWHFSDPPDKWEREKNTLIEQEQGNRNPFIDFPEILIRDVNDF; encoded by the coding sequence ATGAAAATATTTACAATCCTGCTCTTTATCTCTTTTTCTTTAACTCTTCAATTAGAGTCCAAACCCCAACCGATTCCACCCGGTAATAATCCACTTAAACCCACCAAATGTTTCAGTTTTTCCGCATCCAAAAGAATTCTTAATAAAATTTATCTAAAGTCGGGTCACAATAAAACTTTTTACTGCGGATGCACGTTTTCAGAGGACAAAAAAATAGATCCCCAAGTTTGTGGATATATTGCTAGAAAAAGTACCAATCCCCGAAGCACCAGGTTGGAGTGGGAGCATATTGTTCCTGCATCCTTTTTTGGAAAAAACCTTCAATGCTGGATTGAGAAAATATGTATAAAAGGGAACGGTGAGAGATATAAGGGAAGAAGATGTTGCAGGAAACAGTCGGAGAAATTTAAAAAAATGGAAGCAGATATGCACAACCTGGTCCCTTCGGTGGGGGAAATTAATGGGGATAGATCAAATTTACCTTATGGAATTATAGAGGGTGAGAAAAGAAAATACGGAAAATGCGATTTTGAAAAAGAAAATGGAAGTGTTGAACCACAGGAATCAATTAGAGGGGATATTGCCAGGTCTTATTTTTATATGTCTATCCAGTATCAGATTAAACTTTCTGACAGTTTAGAAGACATGTTGAGGGAATGGCATTTTTCAGATCCCCCGGACAAATGGGAAAGAGAAAAAAATACACTAATAGAGCAGGAACAGGGGAACAGGAATCCTTTTATTGATTTCCCCGAAATTTTGATTAGAGATGTTAATGATTTTTAA
- a CDS encoding HNH endonuclease — MTKKNPDWTRDEHLLVLDLYLSSRPQIPSKTSREVREMSTLIRSLNEKLGRTGDHKFRNENGIYKKLMNFRASDPGYKGKGLSHRNGDEQVVWDLFSNDPEKLKRIVIQIKSSIDTEFDLTNPYEEELEEEESEEGKVLSRLHRVRERDPELVKKKKKQFLKANGRLFCEVCGFDFQEKYGERGEGFIECHHTQFLSERDESNKTRLVDLVLVCSNCHRIIHRRKPWLTDSQLRSLIKKG, encoded by the coding sequence ATGACAAAGAAAAACCCAGATTGGACTAGAGATGAGCATCTTTTGGTTCTCGATTTATATCTATCGTCTCGTCCTCAGATCCCTAGTAAAACAAGTAGGGAAGTACGCGAAATGAGTACACTTATACGAAGTTTGAATGAAAAATTAGGGAGAACCGGGGACCATAAATTCCGAAATGAAAATGGAATTTATAAAAAACTAATGAATTTTAGAGCAAGTGATCCAGGTTATAAGGGAAAAGGACTTTCCCATAGAAATGGTGACGAGCAAGTGGTTTGGGATTTGTTTTCTAATGATCCTGAAAAACTCAAAAGAATTGTAATTCAGATAAAGAGTTCGATAGATACAGAATTTGATTTAACCAACCCTTACGAAGAAGAATTGGAGGAGGAAGAGTCCGAAGAAGGTAAGGTCCTTTCAAGATTGCATCGGGTGAGAGAAAGGGACCCAGAATTGGTTAAGAAAAAAAAGAAGCAGTTCTTAAAAGCAAATGGAAGATTGTTTTGTGAAGTATGTGGGTTTGATTTTCAGGAAAAATATGGGGAAAGAGGGGAAGGATTTATAGAATGTCATCACACACAATTTCTGTCCGAGAGAGATGAATCTAATAAGACTCGTTTAGTGGATTTGGTTTTAGTGTGTTCCAATTGTCATAGGATAATCCATAGAAGAAAACCCTGGTTGACTGATAGTCAGTTAAGATCCCTAATAAAGAAAGGGTAA
- a CDS encoding tyrosine-type recombinase/integrase → MKPRRQGKSRLIENHELRRILKIQKDNPKHGLRNSCLVVMSLYLGLRVSELANLRIGDVVTEDGQIKGSVDLKKENTKGNKSRPIYLVHPEVIQVLRKYLDQRKERERNLNPDRPLFKSQKGDGFSPRSLQRLFKLIYMDAGLDDMVSSHSGRRTFATNLIESGIDLKTVSFLMGHASIKTTVDVYVEPNPKKMENVSRNLQIR, encoded by the coding sequence ATGAAACCCCGAAGACAGGGTAAATCCCGACTCATTGAAAATCACGAACTAAGAAGGATTCTGAAGATCCAGAAGGATAATCCCAAGCATGGGTTGAGAAACTCCTGTTTGGTGGTTATGAGTCTTTATTTGGGTCTGAGAGTCTCAGAATTAGCAAACCTGAGGATTGGGGATGTGGTAACAGAGGATGGTCAAATAAAGGGATCTGTGGACCTTAAAAAGGAAAACACCAAGGGAAATAAATCCAGACCCATCTACCTGGTCCACCCTGAGGTCATTCAAGTTTTGAGGAAGTATTTGGACCAAAGGAAAGAAAGGGAACGGAATTTAAACCCGGACCGACCCCTCTTTAAGAGTCAAAAAGGGGATGGGTTTTCACCGAGGTCCCTTCAAAGGTTGTTTAAGTTGATTTACATGGATGCGGGATTGGATGATATGGTTTCTTCCCATTCCGGGAGAAGAACCTTTGCTACTAATTTAATTGAATCGGGGATCGACTTAAAAACGGTGTCATTTTTAATGGGTCATGCATCCATAAAAACGACTGTGGATGTATATGTCGAACCCAATCCCAAAAAGATGGAAAATGTGAGTAGAAATTTACAAATTAGATAA
- a CDS encoding tyrosine-type recombinase/integrase: protein MGSIAMSKSKGKKYHTEEFELFDGEVLVYRTKHSGKVWQFRTWITENQKYFRQSLRVKDRELARDKARELFFELHAKIRIGHQLFDTTVKNMCETYLSEQEKRIRKGETGKGGIGITEGRFKTIKTQVIRHLIPFLGEKTKLQTIKGDQFKYSYTQYRKKKNPKVQNVTIINERATIGSVFNFAFDKGWIKQYQLPKWEEMHKDARSRDAFTLEEWKEFYSYIRSWTKNETNKKLIEQKNFIRNFILILANTGLRFGELRSLQWKNVKVRKDGKNKYASIDVDISKTGRRLGVIGRRGDIFERVKTLSNYTKPGDLIFVDNDTGEAIRKKTYYKLWNEIIDNTSLKTKFPKPSYYCLRHTYATFRLYANVPVFDLAKNLGCSVKFIEDHYGHVDISKRVKILTKDFRKEEIAILIEE from the coding sequence ATGGGTTCTATCGCAATGAGTAAATCCAAGGGTAAAAAATACCATACAGAGGAATTTGAATTATTTGATGGTGAGGTTCTTGTTTATAGAACCAAACATTCAGGGAAAGTATGGCAATTTCGTACATGGATCACAGAAAACCAAAAATATTTCCGACAGTCACTAAGGGTAAAGGACAGGGAACTTGCAAGGGACAAGGCAAGAGAATTATTTTTTGAACTTCACGCAAAAATCAGAATTGGTCACCAACTTTTTGATACAACAGTCAAAAATATGTGCGAAACATATCTTTCCGAGCAAGAAAAACGGATCAGAAAAGGTGAAACTGGAAAAGGTGGGATAGGAATTACTGAGGGAAGGTTTAAAACAATTAAAACTCAAGTCATTCGTCATCTAATTCCCTTTCTGGGAGAAAAGACAAAACTCCAAACCATTAAGGGAGATCAGTTCAAATACAGCTATACTCAATATAGAAAGAAGAAAAACCCAAAAGTCCAGAACGTAACAATAATTAATGAACGTGCAACCATAGGAAGTGTGTTTAATTTTGCCTTTGATAAGGGATGGATAAAACAATATCAACTTCCCAAGTGGGAAGAAATGCATAAAGATGCAAGATCCAGAGATGCTTTTACCTTAGAGGAATGGAAAGAATTTTATAGTTACATTAGGTCCTGGACAAAAAATGAGACAAATAAAAAATTAATTGAACAAAAGAATTTTATTAGAAATTTCATACTCATTTTAGCAAACACAGGTCTTAGATTTGGAGAACTAAGGTCCCTTCAGTGGAAAAACGTAAAGGTTAGAAAGGATGGGAAAAATAAGTATGCTTCCATTGATGTGGATATTTCAAAAACAGGAAGGAGACTTGGGGTAATTGGGAGACGGGGAGATATTTTTGAAAGAGTCAAAACTCTATCAAACTACACAAAACCAGGTGACTTGATTTTTGTGGACAATGACACTGGAGAAGCAATCCGAAAGAAAACTTATTATAAACTATGGAATGAAATAATTGATAATACCTCCCTCAAAACCAAATTCCCAAAACCATCCTATTATTGTCTAAGACACACATACGCAACCTTTCGACTATACGCAAACGTTCCGGTCTTTGATCTAGCTAAAAATTTAGGATGCTCTGTTAAATTTATTGAAGATCATTACGGTCATGTCGATATCTCTAAACGAGTTAAAATTTTAACAAAGGATTTTAGAAAAGAGGAGATTGCCATATTAATAGAGGAATAA
- the guaA gene encoding glutamine-hydrolyzing GMP synthase, which translates to MTIGEDIHAQRILILDFGSQYTQNIARKVRECQVYCEIHPCTIGIQKIREFKPKGIILSGGPGSVLVKDAPVLDPVLFDFKIPVLGICYGMQLITYLNDGEVNPAKEREFGRAELVLKTFSHLFSNVNNNSIAWMSHGDRITRLPSGFKVTAFTNNSPVAAMEDPIRKIYGLQFHPEVVHTQEGKKIFENFLYKICRCDPVWKVESFAEYAIEKIQGQVQNGKVLCALSGGVDSSVVAALLHKAVGNRLICIFIDNGLLRLGERAKVVDTFREHFHMNLYVVDASKTFLDRLKGVTDPEQKRKIIGNTFIEVFEEEAHKAGDFTYLAQGTLYPDVIESVSFKGGPSAVIKSHHNVGGLPENMKMELVEPLRELFKDEVRKLGRELGLPDEIINRQPFPGPGLAIRIIDEITRDRIRMVQEADKIILEEIKGAGLYNEIWQSFAVLLPVKTVGVMGDARTYENVVALRAVTSTDGMTADWVHLPYELLGKISNRIINEVQGVNRVVYDISSKPPGTIEWE; encoded by the coding sequence ATGACCATCGGCGAAGACATTCACGCACAACGCATCCTGATCCTCGATTTCGGGTCGCAATACACGCAGAACATCGCGCGCAAGGTGCGCGAGTGCCAGGTGTACTGCGAAATCCATCCGTGCACCATCGGCATCCAGAAAATCCGTGAGTTCAAGCCGAAGGGCATCATCCTCTCCGGCGGACCCGGCAGTGTGCTGGTAAAAGACGCGCCGGTGCTCGACCCGGTGCTGTTCGATTTCAAAATCCCCGTGCTTGGCATCTGCTACGGCATGCAGTTGATCACCTACCTCAACGACGGTGAAGTGAACCCGGCGAAGGAACGCGAGTTCGGCCGCGCCGAGCTGGTGCTTAAAACCTTTTCGCACCTGTTCAGCAACGTCAACAACAACTCGATCGCATGGATGAGCCACGGCGACCGCATCACCCGCCTGCCCAGCGGATTCAAGGTCACCGCGTTCACCAACAACTCGCCGGTGGCGGCGATGGAAGATCCCATCCGTAAAATCTACGGACTGCAGTTCCATCCGGAAGTCGTGCACACGCAGGAAGGCAAAAAGATTTTCGAAAACTTCCTTTATAAGATTTGCCGGTGCGATCCCGTCTGGAAAGTCGAATCGTTCGCCGAGTACGCCATCGAAAAAATCCAGGGCCAGGTGCAAAACGGCAAGGTGCTGTGCGCGCTGAGCGGCGGCGTCGATTCCTCGGTCGTGGCGGCGCTCCTGCACAAGGCGGTGGGCAACCGGCTGATCTGCATCTTCATCGACAACGGTCTGCTCCGCCTCGGCGAACGCGCCAAGGTGGTGGACACGTTCCGCGAACATTTCCATATGAACCTGTACGTGGTGGACGCGTCGAAAACGTTTCTCGACCGGTTGAAGGGCGTCACCGACCCGGAACAGAAACGCAAGATCATCGGCAACACCTTCATCGAGGTGTTCGAGGAGGAGGCGCACAAGGCGGGCGACTTCACCTACCTCGCGCAGGGCACGCTGTACCCGGACGTCATCGAGTCGGTGTCATTCAAGGGCGGACCGTCGGCGGTGATCAAGTCGCACCACAATGTGGGCGGCCTGCCGGAGAACATGAAGATGGAACTGGTCGAGCCCCTGCGCGAACTGTTCAAGGACGAGGTGCGGAAACTCGGACGCGAACTGGGTCTGCCCGACGAGATCATCAACCGCCAGCCGTTCCCCGGCCCCGGTCTCGCCATCCGCATTATCGACGAGATCACGCGCGACCGCATCCGCATGGTGCAGGAAGCCGACAAGATCATTCTGGAAGAGATCAAGGGCGCGGGTCTGTACAACGAGATATGGCAGTCGTTCGCCGTGCTGTTGCCGGTGAAGACGGTGGGCGTGATGGGCGACGCCCGCACCTATGAGAACGTGGTGGCGCTCCGCGCCGTGACCAGCACCGACGGCATGACCGCCGACTGGGTGCACCTGCCTTACGAACTTCTTGGTAAAATATCAAACAGGATTATCAACGAAGTCCAGGGCGTCAACCGTGTTGTGTACGACATCAGCTCCAAACCCCCCGGCACCATCGAGTGGGAGTAG